A single region of the Sulfitobacter geojensis genome encodes:
- a CDS encoding adenosine kinase encodes MKTYDLVGIGNAVVDVITQTDDPFLAEMGIEKGIMQLIEQDRAEVLYGAMNERVQTPGGAVANTIAGAGALGMQSAFIGRVRDDSLGRFYASAMTDHGIDFVNPPVADGETPTSRCMIFVTPDGERSLNTYLGISTGLTSADVPEAVSGNAKLMFLEGYLFDHDAGKTAFREAARATKAGGGMAGIAISDPFCVERHRADFLSLIKNDLGYVIGNEAELKSLFETDDLEVALSKTADICANVVCTRSGDGVALIKDGARVDVGVTSVTPVDATGAGDQFAAGYLYGLSKGADLETCGRMGNLCAGEVISHIGPRPQKDMLAAFKAEGLV; translated from the coding sequence ATGAAAACCTATGACCTTGTTGGCATCGGCAACGCCGTTGTGGATGTGATCACCCAAACCGATGACCCTTTTCTGGCCGAAATGGGCATTGAAAAAGGCATAATGCAACTGATCGAACAGGACCGCGCCGAAGTGCTGTATGGCGCAATGAACGAACGCGTGCAGACCCCCGGCGGTGCAGTGGCAAACACCATCGCTGGGGCTGGTGCGCTTGGCATGCAATCCGCCTTTATCGGGCGTGTGCGCGACGATTCATTGGGCCGGTTTTATGCCAGCGCCATGACAGATCACGGCATCGACTTTGTGAACCCGCCGGTAGCGGATGGCGAAACGCCGACCTCGCGCTGCATGATTTTTGTCACGCCGGACGGCGAGCGTTCTTTGAACACCTATCTGGGCATTTCAACCGGCCTGACCTCGGCAGATGTGCCCGAAGCGGTCAGCGGCAACGCCAAACTGATGTTCCTCGAAGGCTATCTGTTTGACCATGACGCAGGTAAAACCGCCTTTCGCGAAGCGGCACGTGCGACCAAAGCGGGCGGCGGTATGGCCGGCATCGCAATTTCCGATCCGTTCTGCGTTGAACGCCACCGCGCCGATTTCCTGTCTCTCATCAAAAACGATCTGGGCTATGTCATCGGCAACGAAGCCGAGTTGAAGTCGTTGTTCGAAACTGATGACCTTGAGGTCGCGCTTTCTAAAACTGCCGACATTTGCGCCAACGTCGTGTGCACCCGTTCAGGCGACGGTGTGGCATTGATAAAGGACGGCGCACGCGTTGATGTCGGTGTCACATCTGTAACGCCGGTGGATGCCACCGGGGCGGGCGATCAGTTTGCCGCCGGTTACCTTTACGGTTTGTCCAAAGGGGCTGACCTTGAAACCTGTGGACGCATGGGCAACCTCTGTGCTGGCGAAGTTATCAGCCACATCGGCCCGCGCCCGCAAAAGGACATGCTGGCCGCATTCAAAGCCGAAGGTTTGGTGTAA
- a CDS encoding GNAT family N-acetyltransferase, producing the protein MLTDGYHDVPDGKVAMVVTQLEMKSQAARRDVALPQGVTFRKATPDLAWYRDVYARVGSPWMWFGRRRLDDAALMEILNDPEVAVFTLSRDGQDEALLELDFRQPGACELAHFGLTPKLIGSGAGRYLMNQAIGQAWAAPITRFHLNTCTFDSPQALDFYIRSGFTPYHRKIELADDPRLTGLLPEDAAPHVPLIR; encoded by the coding sequence ATGCTGACGGATGGATATCACGACGTGCCTGACGGCAAAGTTGCGATGGTGGTCACGCAACTCGAAATGAAATCGCAGGCAGCGCGGCGCGACGTGGCCTTACCGCAGGGGGTCACCTTTCGCAAAGCCACCCCCGATCTGGCGTGGTATCGCGATGTCTACGCTCGCGTCGGCTCCCCCTGGATGTGGTTCGGACGCCGCAGATTGGACGATGCCGCGCTCATGGAAATATTGAATGACCCAGAGGTCGCGGTGTTTACCCTGTCGCGGGACGGACAGGACGAAGCCTTGCTGGAGCTGGATTTTCGCCAGCCCGGCGCATGTGAACTGGCTCACTTCGGATTAACGCCAAAGCTGATTGGCAGTGGCGCAGGCCGGTATTTGATGAATCAGGCAATCGGGCAGGCATGGGCCGCGCCAATCACGCGGTTCCATCTGAATACCTGCACGTTCGACAGTCCACAGGCGCTGGATTTTTACATCCGCAGCGGGTTCACCCCGTATCACCGCAAAATCGAGCTGGCCGATGATCCCCGCCTTACCGGCCTGTTGCCGGAAGATGCCGCACCCCATGTGCCCTTGATCCGTTAA